From the genome of Pleuronectes platessa chromosome 19, fPlePla1.1, whole genome shotgun sequence:
TTGGGGGACGTGGACGTCCTCAGGTTTCTCGTCCTCGTCGCAGGAGTCACAGAGGAACATCAGATCCCGGTAATGTTTCCACTTGGGAACGTAGAAGTCCTCAGAACCACACGTCTTGTTGGAACTCACCGCTCTGTGTTCTCGCTGGAAGATGGTTCTCAGGTTCCTGAACTTTGCCTTGATGTCGTCCACTGAAAGGACGAAGAACAGAAGAACCTGTAACTCTGACATCACAGTTTGACCGGAAGGCTTTATTTCTGAGACACCATGGTGGCTACCTGTGAAGGGGACGGACTCGTCGTGGGACATGAGGCCGCTCAGCGTCTCCAGCAGGCTCTGCCTCAGCAGACGGTTCCTGTAGCTCTCAGACCTGTGGTTCCACAGACAGCTGCGCTCTGGAGGAAGAGAAACGACCTCAGCTCTCACATGTACACTCAATCAAAGTAGAAGGGAGCTCATAGCTTCGTGGTGAGTcagaatgtaaacaaacacattgaacAGATCCAACATCATTCTCTCAAACCTCCGCACCTACCGGAGTAAAAAGAGATGAGCTGCTGAACCTTGGCCTCGCTCCAGTGGCAGCGGGGGTCGGGTCTGCCGTCCGACTCCACAGGCACGGACACACTGAAGCtcagggggggggagctggcGCAGGGTTTGGTGTCGGTCGGTGAAGCAGATGGCGAGGTTGGAAGAGCGGCGGTTTGGTTTGATGGCCTGAGGTTGTCTGGAGACGCCAGGAGGAGGATTTGGGATCCGGCGCTGCTGTTGGTCCTGGAGTTGCTCTGAGCGGTGCTGGTGGGAGCCGAGGCGTTACCGACCATGATGCTGCTGGTGtgggtggagctggaggagaagctgctccgCGTGGAGGAGGGGGTTTGGTTCCCCGGCTCCGCCTCCTTGTCGTCCTGCAGGTCGTCCGGGCCCTCGTCTTCGTCGCAGCACTCGCAGAGGAAGAGCAGCTGCTGGTAGTGCTTCCACTTGGACACGAAGAGCCTGTCAGAAGCCCGGCTGGCGCGGACCGCCTTGAACTCCCGGTTAAAAACCGTCCGGAGGTTcttgaacttgttttttatgtcTTCaactgcaaaacaacaacaaaggtcAACATGAGTCATACGTTCAACTTGTTGGAGCTCTTGGGTTTAGGCCCTTTTTAAACCCACTAGACTCTCACTGCTCAGCACtggaagatggacgacatgacagctcccaaagtgaagccaaaacagcttcaatccccctggtggccggctgcagtatagctcataaaGGCCCCGCCCCCCTGATAGAATGTTGAAGATGCTAAAGAAGCAGGAGAATCAGATGTTTACCTGCGAAAGACACCGACCGGTCGGACAGCTGCGCTCTCAGAGTCTCCAGCAGCCTGAGCCGGATCTGTCGGTTGTTGTGGTTTTCAGACTTCTTGTTCCACAGACAACTGTgttctgcaacaacaacaacaacaacaacaaactgctgTCAGCTCTCGGTGTGTTTTCATACATCAGTCTGTGAATCATCCTGAAGCCTCAGTCTGTGTCTTACCGCAGTAGAAGGTGATCAGTGCTCGCTCCGTCTCTTCGGTCCAGTAACATTTGAGCTGCAtgttggaggaggtggaggggaagGAGGTGGGCGCgttggggagggaggaggtgatcaGTCCCGGGGAGGAACCGACCGACTGGGCCTCCTCCTGGGGGAGAGTCTGCAGCGGCTGCTCCTCCACGCGGGGGTCCGTCTCCCAGCAGCCCTGCAGGAACATCAGCTGCTCGTAGTGCTTCCACTGGGGCTCGAACACGTGCTCCAGCCGGCACACCTGGCTCGCCCGCACCAGTTTGTACTGGCGCCGGAAGGTGGTGCGGAGGTTCTTGAACTTGTTCTTAATGTCTTCCACTGGGGAGAAGAGGGACATTAGGGTGTCTCCTGAGGGCAGGTGTGGGCGGATGGGGGTGTGTCCTACCTGTGGGGGGGTGTCCTACCTGTGAAGGGGTTGGGTGGAGGCAGCGTGGACAGGATGACCCGCAGCTGCTCCAGGGTTCTCCAGCGCAGCTTCCGGCTCTTGTAGCTCTCTGAGCGGTGGTTCCACAGGCAGCTGTGctctgaggaggaaacaggaaacacctCAAAGTGTCAGGGTGTGACGTGTCGTCCCACTGGCTGAACTGGTTCAACACCAGAGAACCATCAAGGTAAGAGGTCTGAAGTAAACTGGTTTATAACCACAGGTTTAACTGGTAAAATCACAAAGTCACTGATTAATACTGTGTCACTGATCAGCTTCTAATCTAATGATACTACAGCTGTTTAACTTTAACTGCAGATTAATAACATGTTATAATCAGATTTCACCATTTGAactcttatttatttaattgatatAAAGTCAGATGTGTTTAGAGGAAACATCTGTCTCCAGTTGCTCGTCGCCATCGCTGTGAGCCCTCGTCGCTCCGCTCGGGCAACAGTTGCCTCAGTTTGCGCGGGTTTGGATGAAACGTGTGAGCCAAGATGGCgccggagggaggaggagagtgtcCGGAGCGCAGGAGACTCACTGGAGAAGAAGCCGATCAGagtcttctctttctcttctgtccAGAACCTGTCCGCTGAGAAACTGAAAGGAGACGCCGCCATGTTGGTGTTGCTGGTCCGCCCCCCTCAGTCTGCTCACGTGACTCACTACACGGGCTCTGATTGGACGATTCCTACAGGATGCTCATGAGCAGTTCCGCATGTTGCCCAGTAGagattgcttttctttttttaaactcaaatgTCATACTTTTtatatgtaataaaaaaatcactATTTTCCAACCTTACATTAGAAATATCATactattataataaaaaatacaatacggagtaaaaataaaataatcctaatatatttaaaaaccaatataaatatacatattaaattatgatatataatttaattaaaataaatttcgGCAATGTAAGTTAATATACTGAAATTTACATGTATACATAACAGAACTATCAATTTTTAAGTAACCATTTCCTACAGAAATATACTCTATGTATATATCGTCAATAAAAAACGTCCCATCATGCTCGTGTTGTTCCTTTTTAATTTCCATTAACTTTGTACACTTTCAGATGAGACACTAGACAAAGTGTATTTACAGTTAATCTTTGTGTTCATTTGCTTTGCTCACATACATTCAGTCCATGTATTTACAGTTTCACTGGCACTGAGCCATCTGAATTAAATCACACTTGAGTATTTAGATGCACACTAATGTCCCAATTATCATCTGCAGATTTGCACAGATTAAGAAAAGTCAATGAAATgcagatgttttaatgttttaataaataaaagtggTGGAATCATGAATGAAATTTAAAAGGTGgggataaaaataaacatcatgTAACAGAATCAGAAACCAgtgtgcatgtaaacacagtCAGGTGTAAATAACAGACGGGGGGGATTATTTATCTGTTCCCAAGTCTGATCTGGATAAACGTCTTAATTAACGGTTTAGCTGCACAAGAGGAATTGAACCCTCGACCTCCACCCACTGGTTTAGTGCCATTAAACCTGACTTCACTTTTACATTATATACAAACtaaaatattcacattatttCATGTACATTTTAAGGTCATAAAGGAAAATAGCTCTGTTCCACATAAACTCTGTTAAACTCTCGTAGAGTCTCTGTCTGATGCTTCAAGTATAAATTCATTCACAGGATGTTCACTGCTGTCAGACAGAAAAACCTCAAACCTGCAGCACACGAGACAGGAAACAGCAAAAAGTCCAGTTCAAAGTTTTCTTAAACTCCAACAGTGAAGGATCATGGGTAACGCAAATGACCAACTATCTCATGATTTAAAGGAATTCATTTAATATAAGCTAAAAAACTATTTTGCAGCTCTGAGGTTGTAGCAGCTGTTTCATAAAGTGACaatgatataaaaataaaagtgagggAAAAGGAGTGAATCCAGGTTAtgtatgatttaaaaacatttatctgAGGTAGTGACGAACAGGGAAAACACCTGGTGAAATCTGGAGTGGACTTTATACACTGAGgtcatttttataaatgaaacatttcccCAATTCTTCACGATCTagagaaatttaaataaaacttgcACCAATGAAAATTAACATTAAACTAGATATTTGAAGAAGTTGGACTTCAGTCGTCACATTCATTCCTTGGCATCAATAACTCAGACATTTAAAATTATACAAATCCCTAAACCttgaaaatatggaaaaaagtaaatatgctacaataacatgtgaaaaaaaacaacaacaaaaaacagctgaaggcaaaaatacttttttcttgtttatcacaaataaaaaaaaacaatcaccaACTTCAAGCTTTAAAGTGAACGAgcacctctctttctctctctctcttgacatgattgacagctggttcCTCGTCCTCTCGATCACGTTGATTTCACTCGGGGTCGTCGTTCGATTCCCACGTCCGTCCGTCAATAACAAAATTGTATCCGTCTCCTCCGTTCAGAAAAATAATAGTGACATCTTATTTGCAGCTCTTGCTCCCGCCCCTTCGTTGAAGAACCTCCCTCATTGGTCGCTCACGTGATGTTACTGTCTCTGCTCCTGACCTGTGACATTAGCGCCTCCTTCTGGTGGAGGAACATCGCTGCTGGAGCTCCTCGCTGTCGGACTTTGAAAGTTCTTAGTTCCACCCTGCGGcaaaaatcttcatctttttttgctAAATGTCAATCAGTGAAACTATAAACGTAAGCCCCACCCTGTGTGGCTCTTGCACCTGTCCGTCAAACGATGCTGTCCTGCAGCAGAGGCTCAAAGTCCCCGTCGCTAGTGGTGGGAGGGGCCTCCTCGTCGCTGCCCGGGAGCGGCGTGTTGATGTGGACGCCAGCCAGCGAGGACATGGACTCTTTGCTGTCCGGGTGTGGCTTGTCGCTGAGGGAaaggtgggaggaagaggaggagcaggagggttTTTCTGGGATGAAGAGAGCCACGAAGAAGGCGACCACCACGCAGCACGCACCCAACAGGAAGGGCGGGCCGGGGATGAGCGCTcgctgagagacacagagaagaagatattatattttaatctgGAGGATGACTGAGTTGACATGTGTTCAAGTTGCTGCTCTTTTCATTTGATCTGCTTATCATATTTAACTAACCTCGGTGGGACTCTCCACAGGCAGCGGGTCCACGTTGAACTCTCCCTGGATCGGGTCGATGGTGTTGAGCTCCAcgttgaagaggaagaagatgaatcCGTACAGAGCCGGACCCAGACCGTTACACAGACCCCTGATCCCCGTGATCATCCCCTGAA
Proteins encoded in this window:
- the LOC128424487 gene encoding uncharacterized protein LOC128424487 — encoded protein: MAASPFSFSADRFWTEEKEKTLIGFFSKHSCLWNHRSESYKSRKLRWRTLEQLRVILSTLPPPNPFTVEDIKNKFKNLRTTFRRQYKLVRASQVCRLEHVFEPQWKHYEQLMFLQGCWETDPRVEEQPLQTLPQEEAQSVGSSPGLITSSLPNAPTSFPSTSSNMQLKCYWTEETERALITFYCEHSCLWNKKSENHNNRQIRLRLLETLRAQLSDRSVSFAVEDIKNKFKNLRTVFNREFKAVRASRASDRLFVSKWKHYQQLLFLCECCDEDEGPDDLQDDKEAEPGNQTPSSTRSSFSSSSTHTSSIMVGNASAPTSTAQSNSRTNSSAGSQILLLASPDNLRPSNQTAALPTSPSASPTDTKPCASSPPLSFSVSVPVESDGRPDPRCHWSEAKVQQLISFYSERSCLWNHRSESYRNRLLRQSLLETLSGLMSHDESVPFTVDDIKAKFRNLRTIFQREHRAVSSNKTCGSEDFYVPKWKHYRDLMFLCDSCDEDEKPEDVHVPQPQESGPLQRDNQATPPTLLYHAASQTDAKLNAMPQGFEAPPSPTPPDSRHSSPSSSPPPSTSSSHTSSRASGRKRAAPTTGILLDLMRTFCQSQAVSPHAGFLKYVEECLNETPPDQVKKLKKKIIETIHGASEEV